A stretch of the Anaeromyxobacter sp. genome encodes the following:
- a CDS encoding MBL fold metallo-hydrolase produces MRLPPIELVRGELKITGAPLHLDARRRAPCAFVSHAHGDHIGRHDRTIATPATLALMNHRLGEPKRKVKAEHLPVGYRQPFGLGELTLELFPAGHVLGSAQLRVTFRDGRTLGYTGDLCTEPTHAAEAAEVMPCDVLVLESTFGLPRYVFPGKAETLARVRAFCDDALSDGATPVLYGYSLGKAQEILAFLSGAGYACRVHPVVHAIDLVYQAHGVALPGVRVLDPEAPPVGEVVVVPQQLAFSPAMRAVRRRRTAVLTGWAIDGDRFFRGVDAAFPLSDHADYPSLLAYARATGASRVFTVHGHAAELAASLRREGIRAQPLAEQQQLELL; encoded by the coding sequence ATGCGCCTCCCGCCCATCGAGCTCGTCCGCGGCGAGCTCAAGATCACCGGCGCGCCGCTGCACCTCGACGCGCGGCGCCGGGCGCCCTGCGCCTTCGTCAGCCACGCGCACGGCGACCACATCGGGCGCCACGACCGGACCATCGCCACCCCGGCCACGCTGGCCCTCATGAACCACCGGCTCGGCGAGCCGAAGCGCAAGGTGAAGGCGGAGCACCTGCCGGTGGGCTACCGGCAGCCCTTCGGCCTCGGCGAGCTCACGCTGGAGCTCTTCCCGGCCGGCCACGTGCTCGGCTCGGCGCAGCTGCGCGTCACCTTCCGCGACGGCCGCACCCTGGGCTACACCGGCGACCTGTGCACCGAGCCCACCCACGCCGCCGAGGCGGCCGAGGTGATGCCCTGCGACGTGCTGGTGCTGGAGTCCACCTTCGGGCTGCCGCGCTACGTCTTCCCCGGGAAGGCGGAGACCCTGGCCCGGGTGCGCGCCTTCTGCGACGACGCGCTCTCCGACGGCGCCACGCCGGTGCTCTACGGCTACTCGCTGGGCAAGGCGCAGGAGATCCTGGCCTTCCTCTCCGGCGCCGGCTACGCCTGCCGGGTCCACCCGGTGGTGCACGCCATCGACCTGGTCTACCAGGCGCACGGCGTGGCCCTGCCGGGGGTGCGGGTGCTCGACCCCGAGGCGCCGCCGGTGGGCGAGGTGGTGGTGGTGCCGCAGCAGCTGGCCTTCAGCCCGGCCATGCGCGCGGTGCGGCGGCGGCGCACCGCGGTGCTGACCGGCTGGGCCATCGACGGCGACCGCTTCTTCCGGGGGGTGGACGCGGCCTTCCCGCTCTCCGACCACGCCGACTACCCGTCGCTGCTGGCCTACGCCCGCGCCACCGGGGCCAGCCGGGTCTTCACGGTGCACGGCCACGCCGCCGAGCTGGCGGCCTCGCTCCGGCGCGAGGGGATCCGCGCCCAGCCGCTGGCCGAGCAGCAGCAGCTCGAGCTGCTGTGA
- a CDS encoding RluA family pseudouridine synthase — protein sequence MIELTVSADAAGQRLDKYVRRALKDVPLSHVYKMFRTRKVKVNEARGKPEQLLVEGDRVAIFGDQEKLLAKAAPGPAGRRQGGPALDVLFEDDDLFAVNKPAGLAAHPGTGITGATLVELVRQHVVGSSALPATEFKPSPAHRLDRETSGVILVAKNRRTMAALAAMFEHKEDVKKQYLTLVKGKMPRETGLLDTPLSEHEQTARSKEQRGVNLQPALTRWKVLASMKEASLLGVVIETGRTHQIRRHLQGAGHVVAGDSRYGDFNFNRVARARWALRRMFLHAWKLSLPHPVTGARLALTAPLPPELREVLKMMNLPVPEGA from the coding sequence GTGATCGAGCTCACCGTCTCCGCCGACGCCGCCGGCCAGCGGCTCGACAAGTACGTCCGCCGGGCCCTGAAGGACGTGCCGCTGTCGCACGTCTACAAGATGTTCCGCACCCGCAAGGTGAAGGTGAACGAGGCCCGCGGCAAGCCGGAGCAGCTGCTGGTCGAGGGCGACCGGGTGGCCATCTTCGGCGACCAGGAGAAGCTGCTGGCCAAGGCCGCCCCCGGCCCGGCGGGCCGGCGCCAGGGCGGCCCCGCGCTCGACGTGCTCTTCGAGGACGACGACCTGTTCGCCGTGAACAAGCCGGCCGGCCTGGCCGCCCACCCGGGCACCGGCATCACCGGCGCCACCCTGGTGGAGCTGGTGCGCCAGCACGTGGTCGGCTCGAGCGCGCTGCCGGCCACCGAGTTCAAGCCCTCGCCGGCCCACCGGCTCGACCGCGAGACCTCCGGCGTCATCCTGGTGGCCAAGAACCGCCGCACCATGGCGGCCCTGGCGGCCATGTTCGAGCACAAGGAGGACGTCAAGAAGCAGTACCTCACGCTGGTGAAGGGCAAGATGCCGCGCGAGACCGGGCTGCTCGACACCCCGCTCTCCGAGCACGAGCAGACCGCCCGCTCCAAGGAGCAGCGGGGCGTCAACCTGCAGCCGGCCCTGACCCGCTGGAAGGTGCTGGCCTCGATGAAGGAGGCCTCGCTGCTGGGGGTGGTCATCGAGACCGGGCGCACCCACCAGATCCGGCGCCACCTGCAGGGGGCCGGCCACGTGGTGGCGGGCGACTCGCGCTACGGCGACTTCAACTTCAACCGGGTGGCGCGGGCCCGCTGGGCGCTCAGGCGCATGTTCCTGCACGCCTGGAAGCTCAGCCTGCCGCACCCGGTCACCGGGGCCAGGCTGGCGCTGACGGCGCCGCTGCCGCCGGAGCTGCGCGAGGTCCTGAAGATGATGAACCTGCCGGTGCCCGAGGGCGCCTGA
- a CDS encoding PBP1A family penicillin-binding protein, with protein MRSPQDQTPAEAGPGGPTGTRLVLTGLPPAGPAWRRVLRWALYGALVLGNVALAALVGLWLHFSSGLPDLPSVEGYRPPIVTEVISADGQIAGEFFTERRKVVPYQRIPRRLIQAFLASEDQRFFDHGGVDWRGTLRAGLTTYVLRRGVKGGSTITQQTAKAILVSAEGFSEGTRRTLRRKLRELILATRLERSLSKEQILWLYLNGVYLGHHSYGVQAAAENYFRKNVEDLTLEEAALLAGLPQAPSRYSPFAHPESAKDRRRYVLRRMVEEGFIGADQRARAEAAEVKVFGVDDVFRETAPFYVEQGRRQVVERYGNERLLQDGLRVELAMDLEKQRAAQAAMLKGLMEVDHRQGFHGPVSHVEGAERQALQARLARAWPAGALGPGDYAVGIVDRVDEKAAAVTVGGQAGLLPVAGLRWARKPNPEVSYPDALVGRASAVLRAGDVVLVRRVERRELAEREENDPARLKELPQAEVLLALEQEPTLQGALVSVDPVSGAVVAMVGGYDFEASEFNRAFQSCRQPGSAFKPLVYAAALEKLGWTPATILTDAPIVFRDDQSAWKPQNYGEDFKGDVTLRSALVHSMNIPAVKTAEALASKLGPAFLGEWARQLGLTTPVKQELGSALGSSCVSLWELTGVYALLARYGEKRPGVMVRRVLDREGRTLEDHTEPRDPWVPLSTRLGAAVAEVTRPRARAMDERTAYQVVHLLREVATVGTGAQAARLGKPAAGKTGTTNDSFDTWFMGFTRDLATGVWLGYDVNVTPLGRYETGGRAALPIWLDYMSAALRDRPQEEFVPPAGIVEVRIDPDTGQVAGPGERGVLEPFKEGTEPKGAGEGQPPKPVEVQDLFMQ; from the coding sequence ATGCGCTCACCCCAGGACCAGACCCCGGCCGAGGCCGGCCCGGGCGGCCCGACCGGGACCAGGCTGGTGCTCACCGGCCTGCCGCCTGCCGGCCCGGCCTGGCGGCGCGTCCTCCGGTGGGCGCTCTACGGCGCCCTGGTGCTCGGCAACGTCGCGCTGGCGGCGCTGGTGGGGCTCTGGCTGCACTTCTCGAGCGGCCTGCCCGACCTGCCGAGCGTGGAGGGCTACCGCCCGCCCATCGTCACCGAGGTCATCTCGGCCGACGGCCAGATCGCCGGCGAGTTCTTCACCGAGCGGCGCAAGGTGGTGCCGTACCAGCGCATCCCGCGCCGGCTCATCCAGGCCTTCCTGGCCTCCGAGGACCAGCGCTTCTTCGACCACGGCGGGGTGGACTGGCGCGGCACCCTGCGCGCCGGCCTGACCACCTACGTGCTGCGCCGCGGCGTCAAGGGCGGCTCCACCATCACCCAGCAGACCGCCAAGGCCATCCTGGTCTCGGCCGAGGGGTTCTCCGAGGGGACGCGGCGCACCCTGCGCCGCAAGCTGCGCGAGCTCATCCTGGCCACCCGGCTGGAGCGGTCGCTCTCCAAGGAGCAGATCCTCTGGCTCTACCTGAACGGCGTCTACCTGGGGCACCACAGCTACGGGGTGCAGGCGGCGGCCGAGAACTACTTCCGCAAGAACGTGGAGGACCTGACCCTGGAGGAGGCGGCGCTGCTGGCCGGCCTGCCGCAGGCCCCCTCGCGCTACAGCCCCTTCGCCCACCCGGAGTCGGCCAAGGACCGGCGCCGCTACGTGCTGCGCCGCATGGTGGAGGAGGGGTTCATCGGCGCCGACCAGCGCGCCCGGGCCGAGGCCGCCGAGGTGAAGGTCTTCGGGGTGGACGACGTCTTCCGCGAGACCGCGCCCTTCTACGTGGAGCAGGGGCGGCGGCAGGTGGTCGAGCGGTACGGCAACGAGCGGCTCCTCCAGGACGGCCTGCGGGTGGAGCTGGCCATGGACCTGGAGAAGCAGCGGGCCGCCCAGGCCGCCATGCTCAAGGGGCTCATGGAGGTGGACCACCGCCAGGGCTTCCACGGCCCGGTGTCGCACGTGGAGGGGGCGGAGCGGCAGGCCCTGCAGGCGCGGCTGGCCCGGGCCTGGCCGGCCGGGGCCCTCGGGCCCGGCGACTACGCGGTGGGGATCGTGGACCGGGTGGACGAGAAGGCGGCCGCGGTCACGGTGGGCGGGCAGGCCGGCCTGCTGCCGGTGGCCGGGCTGCGCTGGGCCCGCAAGCCCAACCCGGAGGTCTCCTACCCCGACGCGCTGGTGGGCCGCGCCAGCGCGGTGCTGCGCGCCGGCGACGTGGTGCTGGTGCGCCGGGTGGAGCGGCGCGAGCTGGCCGAGCGGGAGGAGAACGACCCGGCCCGCCTGAAGGAGCTGCCGCAGGCCGAGGTGCTGCTGGCGCTGGAGCAGGAGCCGACCCTGCAGGGGGCCCTGGTCTCGGTGGACCCGGTGAGCGGCGCGGTGGTGGCCATGGTGGGCGGCTACGACTTCGAGGCCTCGGAGTTCAACCGCGCCTTCCAGTCCTGCCGCCAGCCCGGCTCGGCCTTCAAGCCGCTGGTGTACGCGGCGGCCCTGGAGAAGCTGGGCTGGACGCCGGCCACCATCCTGACCGACGCGCCCATCGTCTTCCGCGACGACCAGAGCGCCTGGAAGCCGCAGAACTACGGGGAGGACTTCAAGGGCGACGTCACCCTGCGCTCGGCGCTGGTCCACTCCATGAACATCCCGGCGGTCAAGACCGCCGAGGCGCTGGCCAGCAAGCTGGGGCCGGCCTTCCTGGGCGAGTGGGCCCGGCAGCTCGGGTTGACCACCCCGGTCAAGCAGGAGCTGGGCAGCGCGCTGGGCTCCTCCTGCGTCTCGCTCTGGGAGCTCACCGGCGTGTACGCCCTGCTGGCCCGCTACGGCGAGAAGCGGCCGGGCGTGATGGTGCGGCGGGTGCTCGACCGGGAGGGGCGCACCCTGGAGGACCACACCGAGCCGCGCGACCCCTGGGTGCCGCTCTCGACGCGCCTGGGCGCGGCGGTGGCCGAGGTGACGCGCCCGCGGGCGCGGGCCATGGACGAGCGGACCGCCTACCAGGTGGTGCACCTGCTGCGCGAGGTGGCCACGGTGGGCACCGGCGCCCAGGCGGCCCGGCTGGGCAAGCCGGCGGCCGGCAAGACCGGCACCACCAACGACTCCTTCGACACCTGGTTCATGGGGTTCACCCGCGACCTCGCCACCGGGGTCTGGCTGGGCTACGACGTCAACGTCACGCCGCTGGGCCGCTACGAGACCGGCGGCCGCGCCGCCCTGCCCATCTGGCTGGACTACATGTCGGCCGCCCTGCGGGACCGGCCGCAGGAGGAGTTCGTGCCGCCGGCCGGCATCGTGGAGGTGCGCATCGACCCCGACACCGGGCAGGTGGCCGGCCCGGGCGAGCGCGGCGTGCTCGAGCCCTTCAAGGAGGGGACCGAGCCGAAGGGCGCCGGCGAGGGCCAGCCGCCCAAGCCGGTGGAGGTGCAGGACCTGTTCATGCAGTAG
- a CDS encoding HAMP domain-containing protein, producing MLRSIAKLGVKRTLFLSIAAALAVSGVFTGVTVNRVVLGALEHAQGHRGQADARVLAAGLAPLLAAGQEERLAAEIEATFDEADDAYVVVLRTDYTVAAKRFARAAPGSAEDVRDAFARNPAEAMALDGGLYRFAVPIKLVVTGPDGGRGEREVGHLLLGLSAAETSAQVSQVRWLVLGLLALGGLILAVLVYWFTARLVLQPLAEMTVVVRRMSESDLSARAERIGDDELGVLAESLNKIGVNLSATLSRVQTVTGGVAAVIERIDRTGKAVSEGAGTVSARVVDTSASMGEMIASLKGIADNVEVLAQSAEESSSSILQMAATNDEVAENIQALAASVEETTAAIEQMTYSIKEVAKNIEDLSATTEETSSSMNEMDVSISQVETNANETAKLSEQAQRDAEMGAEALSRTLMGIDKIKESSKEAASVIEALGRKISAIGNILNVIDDVAEQTNLLALNAAILAAQSGEHGKGFAVVADEIKDLAERTGASTKEIGELIRAVQEQSKSAITAMDRGVRNVEEGVRLGQETETALKKIEESSHKATQMVKAIARATIEQARGSKQVTMAINRIAETVQQIATATAEQARGSEQIMKSAEKMKTITKHVERSSQEQARGSKQITKAIESISEMVHHLNRAQKEQTKGTEQVMTAVVQIRQVAETQTHSARELEGAIADLAGQADVLRGEVKRFQI from the coding sequence ATGCTGAGATCGATCGCGAAGCTGGGGGTGAAGCGGACGCTCTTCCTCTCGATCGCCGCCGCCCTGGCGGTGTCGGGGGTGTTCACCGGCGTGACGGTGAACCGGGTGGTGCTGGGGGCCCTGGAGCACGCCCAGGGCCACCGCGGCCAGGCCGACGCCCGGGTCCTGGCGGCCGGGCTGGCGCCGCTGCTGGCGGCCGGCCAGGAGGAGCGCCTGGCGGCCGAGATCGAGGCCACCTTCGACGAGGCGGACGACGCCTACGTGGTGGTGCTGCGGACCGACTACACGGTGGCGGCCAAGCGCTTCGCCCGCGCCGCCCCCGGCTCGGCCGAGGACGTGCGCGACGCCTTCGCCCGCAACCCCGCCGAGGCCATGGCGCTGGACGGCGGCCTCTACCGCTTCGCCGTGCCCATCAAGCTGGTGGTGACCGGGCCGGACGGCGGCCGCGGCGAGCGCGAGGTGGGGCACCTCCTGCTGGGCCTCTCGGCGGCCGAGACCAGCGCCCAGGTGAGCCAGGTGCGCTGGCTGGTGCTGGGGCTGCTGGCGCTGGGCGGCCTGATCCTGGCGGTGCTGGTCTACTGGTTCACCGCGCGGCTGGTGCTCCAGCCGCTGGCCGAGATGACCGTGGTGGTCCGGCGCATGAGCGAGTCGGACCTGTCGGCGCGGGCCGAGCGCATCGGCGACGACGAGCTCGGCGTCCTGGCCGAGTCGCTCAACAAGATCGGCGTGAACCTCTCGGCCACCCTGTCGCGGGTGCAGACCGTCACCGGCGGGGTGGCGGCGGTCATCGAGCGCATCGACCGCACCGGCAAGGCCGTCTCCGAGGGCGCCGGCACGGTGTCGGCGCGGGTGGTGGACACCTCCGCCTCCATGGGGGAGATGATCGCCTCCCTGAAGGGCATCGCCGACAACGTCGAGGTGCTGGCCCAGAGCGCCGAGGAGTCCTCCTCCTCGATCCTCCAGATGGCCGCCACCAACGACGAGGTGGCCGAGAACATCCAGGCGCTGGCCGCCTCGGTGGAGGAGACCACCGCCGCCATCGAGCAGATGACCTACTCCATCAAGGAGGTGGCCAAGAACATCGAGGACCTCTCGGCCACCACCGAGGAGACCTCCTCCTCCATGAACGAGATGGACGTCTCCATCTCGCAGGTGGAGACCAACGCCAACGAGACCGCCAAGCTCTCCGAGCAGGCCCAGCGCGACGCCGAGATGGGCGCCGAGGCGCTCTCCCGCACCCTCATGGGCATCGACAAGATCAAGGAGTCCTCCAAGGAGGCGGCCTCGGTCATCGAGGCGCTGGGCCGGAAGATCTCCGCCATCGGCAACATCCTCAACGTCATCGACGACGTGGCCGAGCAGACCAACCTGCTGGCCCTGAACGCCGCCATCCTGGCCGCCCAGTCGGGCGAGCACGGCAAGGGCTTCGCCGTGGTGGCCGACGAGATCAAGGACCTGGCCGAGCGGACCGGCGCCTCCACCAAGGAGATCGGGGAGCTGATCCGGGCGGTGCAGGAGCAGTCCAAGAGCGCCATCACCGCCATGGACCGCGGCGTGCGCAACGTCGAGGAGGGGGTGCGGCTGGGCCAGGAGACCGAGACCGCCCTCAAGAAGATCGAGGAGTCCTCCCACAAGGCCACCCAGATGGTGAAGGCCATCGCCCGCGCCACCATCGAGCAGGCGCGCGGGTCGAAGCAGGTCACCATGGCCATCAACCGCATCGCCGAGACGGTGCAGCAGATCGCCACCGCCACCGCCGAGCAGGCCCGGGGCTCCGAGCAGATCATGAAGAGCGCCGAGAAGATGAAGACCATCACCAAGCACGTGGAGCGCTCGTCGCAGGAGCAGGCCCGCGGCTCGAAGCAGATCACCAAGGCCATCGAGTCGATCAGCGAGATGGTGCACCACCTCAACCGGGCCCAGAAGGAGCAGACCAAGGGCACCGAGCAGGTGATGACCGCGGTGGTGCAGATCCGCCAGGTGGCCGAGACCCAGACCCACTCCGCCCGCGAGCTGGAGGGGGCCATCGCCGACCTGGCGGGCCAGGCGGACGTGCTGCGGGGCGAGGTCAAGCGCTTCCAGATTTAG
- a CDS encoding EVE domain-containing protein has translation MAHWLLKTEPSTYSFDDLVRERTTRWTGVKNPQARLHLRAMAAGDQLVVYHSGRKEAVGLASVVGAARPDPEAGEGGVSVEVAAGDRLAAPVPLEALKGSTAFARSPLLIQGRLSVVPLTAAQWKALLALSKHAKKKG, from the coding sequence ATGGCCCACTGGCTGCTGAAGACCGAGCCCTCCACCTACTCGTTCGACGACCTGGTCCGGGAGCGGACCACCCGCTGGACCGGGGTGAAGAACCCCCAGGCCCGGCTGCACCTGCGCGCCATGGCGGCCGGCGACCAGCTGGTGGTCTACCACTCCGGCCGGAAGGAGGCGGTGGGCCTGGCCTCGGTGGTGGGGGCCGCCCGGCCGGACCCGGAGGCCGGCGAGGGCGGGGTGTCGGTGGAGGTGGCGGCCGGCGACCGGCTGGCCGCGCCGGTGCCGCTCGAGGCGCTCAAGGGCTCCACCGCCTTCGCCCGCTCCCCGCTGCTCATCCAGGGGCGCCTCTCGGTGGTGCCGCTCACCGCGGCCCAGTGGAAGGCCCTGCTGGCGCTGTCGAAGCACGCGAAGAAGAAGGGCTGA
- a CDS encoding twin-arginine translocase TatA/TatE family subunit encodes MFGLSFSEIVIIAILALVLLGPDRLPEAARTIGKTLKDFKKTTDGLKDQLETELYQAEKSLTRLVDAPEVPPVASAAMGATTRPVAPAPQASAENVPGLEAALVDPMPPPPAPPSDPQA; translated from the coding sequence GTGTTCGGCCTCTCCTTCAGCGAGATCGTGATCATCGCGATCCTGGCGCTGGTCCTGCTGGGACCCGACCGCCTCCCCGAGGCGGCCCGCACCATCGGCAAGACGCTCAAGGACTTCAAGAAGACCACCGACGGCCTCAAGGACCAGCTCGAGACCGAGCTCTACCAGGCCGAGAAGTCGCTGACCCGGCTGGTGGACGCCCCCGAGGTGCCGCCGGTGGCCTCGGCGGCCATGGGCGCCACCACCCGCCCGGTGGCGCCGGCCCCGCAGGCCAGCGCCGAGAACGTGCCGGGGCTGGAGGCGGCCCTGGTGGACCCCATGCCGCCGCCGCCGGCGCCGCCCTCGGACCCGCAGGCCTGA
- the tatC gene encoding twin-arginine translocase subunit TatC yields MSAAPAPAPVPESEVKLTFWDHLRELRKRLVLCGWGVLVGMLAVGAFVEQIFHALMKPILDSLPEGERTLQYTSYIEPLMVYIKVAMYGAIFAAAPWILYQVWQFIAPGLYKKERRVVVPFLFFGTLLFYGGALFCYFVVMPQAFPAMRAIATDASLRPMLTMSEQLSLVLAMLLGFGIVFEVPVVIAFLSMVGLVSVEFLVKHRRYAVLVNVLAAAIITPTGDPLNLALMAVPMIVFYEVGILLARVVGKKKPAAQAITPA; encoded by the coding sequence ATGAGCGCCGCGCCGGCCCCAGCCCCCGTCCCCGAGAGCGAGGTCAAGCTCACCTTCTGGGACCACCTGCGCGAGCTGCGCAAGCGGCTGGTGCTGTGCGGCTGGGGCGTGCTGGTGGGGATGCTGGCGGTGGGCGCCTTCGTGGAGCAGATCTTCCACGCGCTCATGAAGCCCATCCTGGACTCGCTGCCGGAGGGGGAGCGCACCCTGCAGTACACCAGCTACATCGAGCCGCTGATGGTCTACATCAAGGTGGCCATGTACGGCGCCATCTTCGCGGCCGCGCCCTGGATCCTCTACCAGGTCTGGCAGTTCATCGCGCCCGGGCTCTACAAGAAGGAGCGGCGGGTGGTGGTGCCCTTCCTCTTCTTCGGCACCCTGCTGTTCTACGGCGGCGCCCTCTTCTGCTACTTCGTGGTCATGCCGCAGGCCTTCCCGGCCATGCGCGCCATCGCCACCGACGCCTCGCTGCGCCCCATGCTCACCATGAGCGAGCAGCTCTCGCTGGTGCTGGCCATGCTGCTCGGCTTCGGGATCGTCTTCGAGGTCCCGGTGGTGATCGCCTTCCTCTCCATGGTGGGGCTGGTCTCGGTGGAGTTCCTGGTCAAGCACCGGCGCTACGCGGTGCTGGTCAACGTGCTGGCCGCCGCCATCATCACGCCCACCGGCGACCCGCTCAACCTGGCGCTCATGGCCGTGCCCATGATCGTCTTCTACGAGGTGGGCATCCTGCTGGCCCGGGTGGTCGGCAAGAAGAAGCCCGCCGCCCAGGCCATCACCCCGGCCTGA
- a CDS encoding acetyl-CoA C-acyltransferase: MLKPAGRDDVLLLSAKRTPFGAFGGALKDLTATDLAVHAAQAALAAAGVAPADVGQVVMGNVAQTSADAIYLARHVGLRAGLPVEVPALTLNRLCGSGFEAVIQAAMWIMTGQAEVVLAGGTESMTQAPLALRGTRFGHPFGTVPPLEDTLWSALTDSLAGMPMALTAEKLAEQHGITQAQVDEFAVGSQQRWAAAQAAGRFQAELAPLTLASKKGPVTFERDEHPRPNTTVEGLRKLPKVFKKDGVIHAGAASGIADGAAALVVASRAYAERHGLTPLARLVAWGHAGVDPTIMGIGPVPAIRNALARCGATLADMDLVEVNEAFAPQYLAVEQVLGLDRARTNVDGGAIAMGHPLAASGARLTAHLCHELRRRGGQAAVGSACIGGGQGVAVVLAAP; the protein is encoded by the coding sequence ATGCTGAAGCCCGCCGGCCGCGACGACGTCCTCCTCCTCTCCGCCAAGCGCACCCCCTTCGGCGCCTTCGGCGGCGCGCTCAAGGACCTGACCGCCACCGACCTCGCGGTCCACGCCGCTCAGGCGGCCCTGGCCGCCGCCGGGGTGGCCCCGGCCGACGTGGGCCAGGTGGTGATGGGCAACGTGGCGCAGACCAGCGCCGACGCCATCTACCTGGCCCGCCACGTCGGCCTGCGCGCCGGCCTGCCGGTGGAGGTGCCGGCGCTCACCCTCAACCGGCTGTGCGGCTCGGGCTTCGAGGCGGTCATCCAGGCCGCCATGTGGATCATGACCGGGCAGGCCGAGGTGGTGCTGGCCGGCGGCACCGAGTCGATGACCCAGGCCCCGCTGGCGCTGCGCGGCACCCGCTTCGGCCACCCCTTCGGCACGGTGCCGCCGCTGGAGGACACCCTCTGGTCGGCCCTCACCGACAGCCTGGCCGGCATGCCCATGGCGCTCACCGCCGAGAAGCTGGCCGAGCAGCACGGCATCACCCAGGCGCAGGTGGACGAGTTCGCGGTCGGCTCGCAGCAGCGCTGGGCCGCGGCCCAGGCGGCCGGCCGGTTCCAGGCCGAGCTGGCGCCGCTCACCCTGGCCTCGAAGAAGGGGCCGGTGACCTTCGAGCGGGACGAGCACCCGCGCCCGAACACCACCGTGGAGGGGCTGCGCAAGCTGCCCAAGGTCTTCAAGAAGGACGGCGTCATCCACGCCGGCGCCGCCAGCGGCATCGCCGACGGGGCGGCCGCGCTGGTGGTGGCCAGCCGCGCCTACGCCGAGCGCCACGGCCTCACGCCCCTGGCCCGGCTGGTGGCCTGGGGCCACGCCGGGGTGGACCCCACCATCATGGGCATCGGGCCGGTGCCGGCCATCCGCAACGCCCTGGCCCGCTGCGGCGCCACCCTGGCCGACATGGACCTGGTGGAGGTGAACGAGGCCTTCGCGCCGCAGTACCTGGCGGTGGAGCAGGTGCTCGGCCTGGACCGGGCGCGCACCAACGTGGACGGCGGCGCCATCGCCATGGGCCACCCCCTGGCGGCCAGCGGCGCGCGCCTCACCGCCCACCTGTGCCACGAGCTCAGGCGGCGCGGCGGGCAGGCCGCCGTGGGCTCGGCCTGCATCGGCGGGGGGCAGGGCGTGGCGGTGGTGCTGGCGGCCCCCTGA
- the mnmA gene encoding tRNA 2-thiouridine(34) synthase MnmA, whose amino-acid sequence MSGGVDSSVAAALLRDQGWEVTGAFVCMGRAADAEGGAGCCSPEDAADARRVAGLLGVDLFVLDATAGFERIIEAFAAGYAAGRTPNPCIGCNRDVKFARLLERAGQLGFDAVATGHYARVVSHGGRPALARARALEKDQSYVLFELPRQALGRLVLPLGELESKAEVRALARRLGLPVHAKPDSQEICFVPDGDHARVLQARAPRALTPGPILDQAGHQLGRHQGYGRFTVGQRRGLGLSGPERRYVTAVDPATAAVTVGPRAATLAGGLTAAAASWQAEVPAEGLVAVQIRSGHRATPARLSGGGGPRFEVAFEEAVHAVAPGQAAVVYDGEVLLGGGWIERALPAGQAAP is encoded by the coding sequence ATGAGCGGGGGGGTGGACTCCTCCGTGGCGGCGGCCCTGCTGCGCGACCAGGGCTGGGAGGTGACCGGCGCCTTCGTCTGCATGGGGCGGGCGGCCGACGCCGAGGGCGGCGCCGGCTGCTGCTCGCCCGAGGACGCGGCCGACGCGCGCCGGGTGGCCGGCCTGCTGGGGGTGGACCTCTTCGTGCTCGACGCCACCGCCGGCTTCGAGCGGATCATCGAGGCCTTCGCCGCCGGGTACGCCGCCGGCCGCACCCCCAACCCGTGCATCGGCTGCAACCGCGACGTGAAGTTCGCCCGGCTGCTGGAGCGGGCGGGCCAGCTCGGCTTCGACGCGGTGGCCACCGGCCACTACGCCCGGGTGGTGTCCCACGGCGGGCGCCCGGCCCTGGCGCGGGCCCGGGCCCTGGAGAAGGACCAGAGCTACGTGCTCTTCGAGCTGCCGCGCCAGGCGCTGGGCCGGCTGGTGCTGCCGCTCGGCGAGCTGGAGTCGAAGGCCGAGGTCCGGGCCCTGGCCCGGCGGCTCGGCCTGCCGGTGCACGCCAAGCCGGACAGCCAGGAGATCTGCTTCGTGCCGGACGGCGACCACGCCCGGGTGCTCCAGGCGCGCGCGCCGCGGGCGCTCACGCCGGGGCCCATCCTCGACCAGGCGGGCCACCAGCTCGGTCGCCACCAGGGCTACGGGCGCTTCACGGTGGGCCAGCGGCGCGGCCTCGGCCTGTCCGGGCCGGAGCGGCGCTACGTCACGGCGGTGGACCCCGCCACCGCCGCGGTCACCGTGGGACCCAGGGCGGCCACGCTGGCGGGCGGGCTCACCGCCGCGGCGGCCTCCTGGCAGGCCGAGGTGCCGGCCGAGGGCCTCGTGGCGGTGCAGATCCGCTCGGGCCACCGGGCCACGCCGGCCCGGCTCAGCGGCGGCGGCGGGCCGCGCTTCGAGGTGGCCTTCGAGGAGGCGGTCCACGCCGTGGCGCCGGGCCAGGCCGCCGTGGTCTACGACGGCGAGGTGCTGCTCGGGGGCGGCTGGATCGAGCGGGCCCTGCCGGCCGGCCAGGCGGCGCCGTGA